A part of Corvus cornix cornix isolate S_Up_H32 chromosome Z, ASM73873v5, whole genome shotgun sequence genomic DNA contains:
- the HSD17B3 gene encoding LOW QUALITY PROTEIN: testosterone 17-beta-dehydrogenase 3 (The sequence of the model RefSeq protein was modified relative to this genomic sequence to represent the inferred CDS: inserted 1 base in 1 codon; substituted 1 base at 1 genomic stop codon), translated as MEVFQHQLLSLVGGLMCFWILVKCIRFMKYLSPRIWNSLPXAFFRSVGEWAVVTGAGCMGKTYSFNLARSGLTIVMIGRTFEKMNLVFAELELATDQKVKVMQADFAKNSVYKNIEKDLKDLDIGVLVNNVGMLHNPLPCRFLNGQDIEEDLVSCNVVSVTSSTMTLLKNINFRQKGLILNLSSGLSHFPCPLYTIYSATKVNLSHCFMKKSLLSVVIPYGTSAPMTMYQNSGVITKTAEEFVTESLEYVTFGDEIFGYLAHEILIVCILQFVPLWXFHRDRLPEAVLRAFTG; from the exons ATGGAAGTGTTCCAGCATCAGCTACTCAGTCTTGTCGGGGGCCTGATGTGTTTCTGGATTCTAGTAAAATGCATCAGATTTATGAAATACCTTTCCCCACGTATCTGGAATTCTTTGCCTTAGGCTTTCTTTCGGTCAGTGGGAGAATGGGCAG tgGTCACAGGAGCAGGATGTATGGGAAAAACATATTCCTTCA ATCTGGCAAGAAGTGGATTAACTATAGTGATGATAGGGAGaacttttgaaaaaatgaatttggTGTTT GCAGAGCTAG AGCTGGCCACAGATCAAAAGGTGAAGGTTATGCAAGCTGATTTTGCTAAAAATTCAGTGTACAAGAACATTGAAAAAGATCTGAAAGACTTGGATATTGGTGTTTTGG TTAACAATGTTGGAATGCTTCATAATCCTCTTCCATGCCGTTTCCTTAATGGGCAAGACATAGAAGAG GACCTTGTCAGCTGCAACGTTGTTTCTGTTACAAGTAG CACAATGACACTATTGAAAAACA TAAATTTCAGACAGAAAGGTCTAATTCTGAACCTGTCCTCTGGTCTGAGTCATTTCCCTTGTCCATTATATACAATATACTCAGCTACTAAGGTAAACCTCTCACACTGCTTTATGAAGAAATCCCTATTAAGT GTAGTGATTCCTTATGGTACTTCTGCTCCAATGACAATGTACCAAAACTCTGGTGTTATTACAAAGACAGCAGAAGAGTTTGTTACTGAATCACTGGAGTATGTCACCTTTGGAGATGAGATTTTTGGATATTTAGCCCATGAAATTCTCATT